The Leifsonia williamsii genome includes a region encoding these proteins:
- a CDS encoding dolichyl-phosphate-mannose--protein mannosyltransferase: MTSLPLTDPAPAPAAPAVPLGSRLDDWWARVLGTPLRLRLWYWGAPIGVTLLAAILRLWGLGTPHALVFDETFYVKDSWTLLHLGYEGSWPDKADQRFNSGSVDIFESSPSFVAHPPLGKWIIALGMAATGAGNAFGWRLSTAIVGILAVFVVFLIARALFRSTMIATIAGFLLAIDGHAIVMSRVALLDNSVMFLALLAFGCLLLDRRWHAERLAARIAAERSQGRDPAWGPVLWWRPWLIAAGLLCGLCAGVKWSGFYFLAFFAVYTVIVDAVARRREGIAFYASGALLKQAPATFVLMVPIAFVAYVATWTGWIVTDGGYYRHWAESVHSQWGGLLSWVPLWVQNLWHYQTEMYNYSINLHVPHPYQSNPLTWLLQIRPTSMYYVGTTQGQAGCMDSSCSAAITSLGNPLIWWAATAAVLYVIYRLVRYREWRLGLILTGLAAGYVPWILYMGRTIFTFYSIAFEPYLILALTAVIALVLGSRRDPEPRRRAGIAWVTVFLVAATLVSAFFWPIWTAQQVPFWFWQIHMWLPSWV; this comes from the coding sequence GTGACCTCCCTTCCGCTCACCGATCCCGCCCCTGCGCCGGCGGCTCCGGCCGTGCCGCTCGGCAGCAGGCTCGACGACTGGTGGGCGCGCGTCCTGGGCACGCCGCTGCGGCTGCGGCTCTGGTACTGGGGGGCGCCGATCGGCGTGACGCTGCTGGCGGCGATCCTGCGGCTGTGGGGCCTGGGCACTCCGCACGCCCTCGTCTTCGACGAGACCTTCTACGTGAAGGACTCGTGGACGCTCCTGCACCTCGGCTACGAGGGCAGCTGGCCCGACAAGGCGGACCAGCGGTTCAACTCCGGGTCGGTCGACATCTTCGAGAGCAGTCCGTCGTTCGTGGCGCATCCGCCGCTCGGCAAGTGGATCATCGCGCTCGGCATGGCGGCGACGGGGGCGGGCAATGCGTTCGGCTGGAGGCTGTCGACGGCGATCGTCGGCATCCTCGCTGTCTTCGTGGTGTTCCTCATCGCGCGGGCGCTGTTCCGGTCGACCATGATCGCGACCATCGCCGGCTTCCTGCTCGCGATCGACGGGCACGCGATCGTGATGAGCCGGGTGGCCCTGCTCGACAACTCGGTCATGTTCCTCGCCTTGCTGGCGTTCGGCTGCCTCCTGCTCGACCGGAGGTGGCACGCCGAGCGACTGGCCGCGCGGATCGCCGCCGAGCGGTCGCAGGGACGCGACCCCGCCTGGGGGCCCGTGCTGTGGTGGCGGCCGTGGCTGATCGCGGCGGGGCTGCTGTGCGGGCTGTGCGCGGGGGTGAAGTGGAGCGGGTTCTACTTCCTCGCCTTCTTCGCCGTCTACACGGTCATCGTCGACGCGGTGGCGCGGCGGCGCGAGGGCATCGCCTTCTACGCCAGCGGTGCGCTGCTCAAGCAGGCGCCGGCGACGTTCGTGCTGATGGTCCCCATCGCCTTCGTCGCGTACGTGGCCACGTGGACCGGCTGGATCGTCACCGACGGCGGCTACTACCGGCACTGGGCGGAGTCGGTGCACTCGCAGTGGGGCGGGCTGCTGTCGTGGGTGCCGCTCTGGGTGCAGAACCTCTGGCACTACCAGACCGAGATGTACAACTACAGCATCAACCTCCACGTGCCGCACCCGTATCAGTCGAACCCGCTCACCTGGCTGCTGCAGATCCGGCCGACGAGCATGTATTACGTCGGCACCACGCAGGGGCAGGCCGGGTGCATGGACTCCAGCTGCTCGGCGGCGATCACGTCGCTCGGCAACCCGCTGATCTGGTGGGCGGCGACGGCGGCGGTGCTGTATGTGATCTACCGGCTCGTGCGCTACCGCGAGTGGAGGCTGGGGCTGATCCTCACGGGGCTCGCAGCCGGGTACGTGCCGTGGATCCTGTACATGGGCCGGACGATCTTCACGTTCTACTCGATCGCCTTCGAGCCCTACCTGATCCTCGCGCTGACGGCGGTGATCGCGCTGGTGCTGGGATCGCGGCGGGATCCGGAGCCGCGGCGGAGGGCGGGGATCGCCTGGGTGACGGTGTTCCTCGTCGCGGCGACGCTGGTGAGCGCCTTCTTCTGGCCGATCTGGACGGCGCAGCAGGTGCCGTTCTGGTTCTGGCAGATCCACATGTGGCTGCCCAGCTGGGTGTGA